The following proteins are co-located in the Pseudomonas sp. DY-1 genome:
- a CDS encoding type II secretion system protein GspD, translating to MDWKPARSLALIAALQAPLATAAERVELYDATLQDFVEWSAQQLKKSVVVGSDIRSAPVSIFATYSGPKELEQLLENAVLASGFHFSSTPSTLRISAQAVEESPDLVTDVVQLQHLQSDFAHQAVKDVLSSRSDNQDGHRDRGMVSPSPTSNALIVTATRSQLDTIREVVREIDRPRRQVIITAVVAELSDNDFEALGLNVGLDSRRIDASGISLRGSDRSDLGFSLTFSGPTLSAFLQAVKATGNNRILSTPQLLTLNREPASIVVGQNVPFITGQTTSGSTPASDPFQTIVRQDVGVTLEVTPFITPANAIELEVNQSASTVSDDKTAADIITNTRRISTRVQLQDGEGVLLGGLRSEQTDRSVTAVPILSEVPLLGSLFRSTSSRTRTTNLVVLLTARIHSAADTVQVRDPVRPLALPALSAAEPGIGAAGEGLGRAQAGRSTSL from the coding sequence ATGGACTGGAAACCCGCTCGCTCACTCGCTCTCATCGCCGCCCTGCAGGCGCCCCTGGCCACTGCCGCCGAACGGGTCGAACTCTACGACGCCACCCTGCAGGACTTCGTCGAATGGTCCGCCCAGCAACTGAAGAAGTCCGTGGTGGTCGGCTCCGACATCCGCAGCGCGCCCGTCTCCATCTTCGCCACCTACAGCGGCCCCAAGGAGCTGGAGCAACTGCTGGAGAACGCCGTGCTCGCCTCCGGCTTCCACTTCTCCAGCACGCCCTCCACCTTGCGCATCAGTGCCCAGGCGGTCGAGGAATCACCGGACCTGGTCACCGACGTGGTCCAGCTGCAGCACCTGCAGTCCGACTTCGCCCACCAGGCCGTCAAGGATGTGCTTAGCTCCAGGAGCGACAACCAGGACGGCCACCGCGACCGGGGCATGGTCAGCCCGTCGCCCACCTCCAATGCGCTGATCGTCACCGCCACCCGCAGCCAGCTCGACACCATCCGTGAGGTGGTCAGGGAAATCGACCGGCCTCGTCGGCAGGTCATCATCACCGCCGTCGTCGCTGAACTGTCCGACAACGACTTCGAAGCCCTGGGCCTCAACGTCGGGCTCGACTCCAGGCGCATCGACGCCAGCGGGATCTCCCTGCGCGGCTCCGACAGGTCCGACCTCGGCTTTAGCCTGACCTTCTCCGGCCCGACCCTCTCGGCCTTCCTGCAGGCGGTGAAAGCCACCGGCAACAACCGCATCCTCTCCACGCCACAACTGCTCACCCTCAACCGTGAGCCGGCATCCATCGTCGTCGGCCAGAACGTGCCCTTCATCACCGGGCAGACCACCAGCGGCTCCACGCCGGCCTCCGACCCGTTCCAGACCATCGTGCGCCAGGATGTGGGCGTCACCCTCGAGGTCACCCCGTTCATCACCCCGGCCAACGCCATCGAGCTGGAGGTCAACCAGTCCGCCTCCACCGTCTCCGACGACAAGACCGCCGCCGACATCATCACCAACACCCGGCGCATCAGCACCCGGGTTCAGCTCCAGGACGGGGAGGGCGTCCTCCTGGGCGGCTTACGTTCGGAACAAACCGACAGATCCGTCACGGCAGTTCCGATCCTCTCCGAGGTGCCGCTATTGGGATCCTTGTTCCGCTCCACCAGCAGCCGCACGCGGACCACCAACCTGGTCGTCCTGCTCACTGCCCGCATCCATAGCGCCGCCGACACCGTGCAGGTGCGTGATCCCGTTCGACCGTTGGCGTTACCCGCCCTGAGTGCGGCCGAGCCGGGAATCGGCGCAGCCGGTGAGGGGCTCGGCCGCGCTCAGGCGGGCCGGTCGACGTCCCTGTAG
- a CDS encoding type II toxin-antitoxin system VapC family toxin, protein MILLDTNVLSEMMKSRPDPSVVAWLDAQPGSELVICSISVAEILYGIARMPNGKRKDLLAIGADTLFNKLFAGCILPFDVDAAVHYAALVSASEAKGRVTDMADGQIAAIARLYSAKVATRNTRDFEELGVDLVNPWEGA, encoded by the coding sequence ATGATCTTGTTAGACACCAATGTCCTTTCGGAGATGATGAAATCCAGGCCTGACCCAAGCGTCGTTGCATGGCTGGATGCTCAGCCAGGTAGCGAACTGGTGATCTGTTCCATATCAGTGGCTGAGATCCTTTATGGGATCGCCAGGATGCCAAACGGTAAGCGGAAGGATTTGTTGGCGATAGGCGCCGACACGCTTTTCAACAAGCTCTTTGCCGGCTGCATTCTGCCTTTTGATGTGGATGCAGCTGTGCACTATGCGGCGCTGGTTTCGGCCAGTGAAGCCAAGGGAAGGGTGACAGATATGGCTGATGGACAGATTGCGGCGATAGCCCGGCTATACAGCGCCAAGGTCGCTACACGAAACACCCGTGACTTCGAAGAGTTGGGGGTGGACCTTGTGAATCCTTGGGAAGGTGCCTAG
- a CDS encoding Arc family DNA-binding protein, giving the protein MASITIRNLDDELKARLRVVAASHGRSMEEEVRVILAEALAKQNKPSGMGTRIHELFAAAGGVDLELPPRSTKARAADFDE; this is encoded by the coding sequence ATGGCTAGCATCACGATTCGCAACCTGGACGATGAGCTGAAAGCTCGGCTTCGTGTCGTGGCCGCCAGCCATGGTCGCTCGATGGAGGAAGAAGTGAGGGTGATCCTTGCTGAAGCACTTGCGAAGCAGAACAAGCCCAGCGGAATGGGCACTCGGATTCACGAACTTTTTGCCGCTGCGGGCGGTGTGGATTTGGAATTGCCTCCCCGCAGCACAAAGGCACGTGCAGCGGACTTTGATGAATGA
- a CDS encoding tyrosine-type recombinase/integrase, translating to MTARKEGKTWTADFYENGRSGRRIRKYGFLTKAAAQRYEANFLSLLKQTGRPLDDRLSDLVQLWYDLHGCSLKDHQYRLARTLAVVERLHNPCVSEFDTLAWARYRQSRLKDVSPHTVNHEQRYLSAVFSELNRLGAWVGDNPLAKVRQIKTDQVELTFLTLAQIEQLLEECRKSTNNHTYPVALICLATGARWDEAESLQRSAIFGGKAHFHRTKNRQSRSVPIPAEVEAIALKIGMPGNGRLFMSCRAAFRSAYQRCGFHTPGQMTHILRHTFASHYMMGGGDILSLQRILGHSSIAMTMRYAHLSPDHLESALRLSPLAQSRHVPV from the coding sequence ATGACGGCACGCAAGGAAGGTAAGACCTGGACGGCGGACTTCTACGAGAACGGTCGCTCCGGGCGCCGAATCCGCAAGTACGGATTTCTCACCAAGGCTGCTGCTCAGCGCTATGAGGCGAACTTCCTGTCCTTGCTGAAGCAAACCGGCAGGCCGCTGGATGATCGCCTGTCTGACCTGGTGCAGCTCTGGTACGACCTGCATGGCTGCTCACTCAAGGACCACCAATACAGACTCGCTCGGACATTGGCGGTGGTCGAACGACTACACAATCCGTGCGTGTCTGAGTTCGATACGCTCGCCTGGGCTCGTTACCGGCAATCACGCCTCAAGGATGTCTCGCCGCACACTGTTAATCATGAGCAGCGCTATCTCTCCGCCGTATTCTCGGAGCTGAACCGCCTGGGGGCGTGGGTAGGGGACAACCCTCTCGCTAAAGTTCGCCAGATCAAGACCGATCAGGTAGAGCTCACATTCCTGACGCTGGCTCAGATCGAGCAGCTCCTCGAGGAGTGTCGCAAGTCCACCAACAACCATACCTACCCCGTCGCGCTGATCTGCTTGGCAACGGGGGCCCGTTGGGATGAAGCGGAGTCGCTGCAGCGCAGTGCAATCTTCGGCGGCAAGGCGCACTTCCACCGGACCAAGAACCGTCAGTCCAGGTCAGTGCCGATCCCGGCTGAGGTTGAGGCGATAGCGCTCAAAATCGGGATGCCCGGGAACGGCCGGCTGTTCATGTCCTGCAGGGCTGCGTTTCGAAGTGCCTACCAACGCTGTGGTTTCCACACGCCAGGGCAGATGACCCACATCCTCCGGCATACCTTCGCCAGCCACTACATGATGGGGGGAGGGGACATTCTCAGCTTGCAGCGGATCCTCGGCCACTCGTCGATCGCCATGACCATGCGCTATGCGCATCTGTCGCCGGATCATCTGGAATCCGCATTGCGTCTGTCGCCATTGGCGCAAAGCAGGCACGTTCCAGTATGA
- a CDS encoding zonular occludens toxin domain-containing protein, with product MAVYIVTGKLGAGKTLLLVMQILKYLKARRRVAVNVDVFMGKLCKPGNTYSRLVRLPDLPTGADLRGLGVGHETYDEEMFGGIFLDEAGVWLNSRDWNQGGRSDLLKFFLYLRKRRWDLWLCVQNVNVIDKQVRESIAEHVVYINRWDRLKVPFMFRWPLQLLTLGRWKGKLPKLHQAIVKYGAKFNSPKVDDWYYRGEEFYDYYDTTQEYDEGYDKGSYSMLPPGYWRRRLPRALRNWRFFMRTTRIFFRRTRVLNAFFLGACCALLLAVPIFGAIAFTAQPATVVQEQPTAPAPVPETTQPLADEYGELRIATYGRLAGNTLYVFRDSQGQRIAQDDLIAKGITVKDRGPREALLVREADYHSVFR from the coding sequence ATGGCCGTTTACATCGTCACCGGCAAGCTGGGCGCGGGCAAAACCCTGCTGCTGGTCATGCAGATCCTCAAGTACCTGAAAGCCCGCCGCCGCGTCGCGGTCAACGTCGACGTGTTCATGGGCAAGCTGTGCAAGCCCGGCAATACCTACTCGCGCCTCGTGCGCCTGCCCGACCTGCCCACCGGGGCGGACCTGCGCGGCCTCGGTGTCGGCCACGAGACCTACGACGAAGAAATGTTCGGCGGGATCTTCCTGGACGAAGCCGGCGTCTGGCTCAACTCCCGCGACTGGAACCAGGGCGGCCGCTCCGACCTGCTCAAGTTCTTCCTGTACCTGCGCAAGCGCCGCTGGGACCTCTGGCTCTGCGTGCAGAACGTCAACGTCATCGACAAGCAGGTGCGCGAGTCCATCGCCGAGCACGTCGTCTACATCAACCGCTGGGACCGCCTGAAAGTCCCCTTCATGTTCCGCTGGCCGCTGCAGCTGCTCACCCTCGGCCGCTGGAAGGGCAAGCTGCCGAAACTGCACCAGGCCATCGTCAAGTACGGCGCCAAGTTCAACTCGCCCAAGGTGGATGACTGGTACTACCGCGGCGAAGAGTTCTACGACTACTACGACACCACCCAGGAGTACGACGAGGGCTACGACAAAGGCTCCTACTCCATGCTGCCGCCCGGCTACTGGCGCCGCCGCCTTCCACGAGCCCTGCGCAACTGGAGGTTCTTCATGCGCACCACCCGCATCTTCTTCCGCCGTACCCGCGTGCTGAACGCCTTCTTCCTCGGCGCCTGCTGCGCGCTCCTGCTGGCCGTGCCGATCTTCGGCGCCATCGCCTTCACCGCCCAACCGGCCACCGTCGTCCAGGAACAGCCCACCGCCCCGGCTCCGGTCCCTGAAACCACCCAGCCGCTGGCCGACGAATACGGCGAACTGCGCATCGCCACCTATGGCCGGCTGGCGGGCAACACCCTCTACGTGTTCCGCGACAGCCAAGGCCAACGCATCGCCCAGGACGACCTCATCGCCAAAGGCATCACCGTCAAGGACCGGGGCCCCCGCGAAGCCCTCCTGGTCCGTGAGGCCGACTACCACTCCGTCTTCCGCTAA